One window of Chryseobacterium indologenes genomic DNA carries:
- a CDS encoding sigma 54-interacting transcriptional regulator translates to MKNDITFKELKDSGYTHKTINEEIQANLIARIKAKEPVFEGLWGYEDTVVPQLKKAILAGHHINLLGLRGQAKTRIARSMVNLLDEYMPIVKGSEINDSPFQPISKYAKDLIDELGDETPISWIHRSHRFYEKLATPDVNVADLIGDIDPIKAATLKLPYSDERVLHYGMIPRANRSIFVLNELPDLQARIQVSLFNILQEGDIQIRGFQLRMPLDIQFVFTANPEDYTNRGSIVTPLKDRIGSQIFTHYPKTIALARQITEQEALISAEDKAQIQIPDLAKDLLEEVAFAARISEYVDAKSGVSARLTISAMENLIAAAKLRLIESGAERTTVRLLDFMSIIPSITGKIELVYEGEQEGADYVAKILIDKAVMTQFESLFPRISKLEKEGIKTPYTDLIRWFNKNHLELNYNDTDEEFYAKLDGIAPLTAVVEENASDLSSEDQNFCKELVLWALTISNKIDKSESQNAFTFDSPGIGQFLRN, encoded by the coding sequence ATGAAAAACGATATTACATTCAAAGAATTAAAAGACTCCGGTTATACCCATAAAACGATTAATGAGGAAATCCAGGCGAACTTAATTGCCAGGATTAAAGCTAAAGAGCCTGTATTTGAGGGACTTTGGGGCTATGAAGACACCGTGGTTCCCCAATTAAAAAAAGCAATCCTTGCCGGGCACCACATCAATTTACTGGGTTTACGCGGTCAGGCAAAAACAAGAATTGCAAGAAGTATGGTCAACCTGCTTGATGAGTATATGCCCATCGTAAAAGGATCGGAAATCAATGATAGTCCATTCCAGCCAATTTCAAAATATGCCAAAGATCTGATTGATGAACTGGGTGATGAAACTCCGATTTCATGGATACACCGTTCTCACCGTTTCTATGAAAAACTGGCTACTCCAGACGTAAATGTTGCGGATTTAATCGGTGATATAGACCCCATCAAAGCAGCTACTTTAAAACTTCCTTATTCCGATGAGCGTGTTTTACATTACGGAATGATTCCGCGTGCGAACCGTTCTATTTTTGTTTTAAATGAATTGCCGGATTTACAGGCCCGCATCCAGGTTTCCCTGTTTAATATTTTGCAGGAAGGAGACATTCAGATCCGTGGTTTCCAGCTGAGAATGCCGCTTGATATTCAGTTTGTTTTCACGGCTAACCCAGAGGATTATACCAACAGAGGAAGTATTGTAACTCCGCTGAAAGACAGAATCGGATCCCAGATTTTCACCCATTATCCAAAAACAATTGCTCTTGCCAGACAGATCACAGAACAGGAGGCATTGATTTCTGCTGAAGATAAAGCACAGATACAGATTCCTGACCTGGCGAAAGATCTTTTGGAGGAAGTTGCTTTTGCGGCACGTATCAGTGAATATGTAGATGCAAAAAGCGGTGTCAGTGCCCGTCTGACCATCAGCGCTATGGAGAATTTAATTGCCGCAGCCAAATTACGTTTGATTGAATCCGGAGCGGAGCGAACTACTGTCCGCCTGCTTGATTTCATGTCCATAATTCCTTCTATCACAGGAAAAATTGAACTGGTATATGAAGGAGAACAAGAAGGTGCTGATTATGTTGCCAAAATACTGATTGACAAAGCGGTTATGACCCAATTTGAAAGCCTGTTCCCACGTATCTCCAAACTTGAAAAAGAAGGTATCAAAACTCCTTATACCGACCTGATCAGATGGTTCAATAAAAATCATCTGGAACTTAATTATAATGATACGGATGAAGAGTTTTATGCTAAACTCGATGGGATAGCTCCTCTGACAGCTGTAGTAGAAGAAAATGCTTCTGATCTAAGTTCTGAAGATCAAAATTTCTGTAAAGAATTGGTATTATGGGCACTCACTATCAGTAATAAAATTGATAAGTCGGAAAGTCAAAATGCTTTTACTTTTGATTCTCCCGGAATTGGTCAGTTTTTGCGTAATTAA
- a CDS encoding DUF92 domain-containing protein: MEKELSQLTDQELLIKKKEAKSGNILNAVLLGVMVGISIYSTITDGFGFLTVLPLFFIGSIASRWNKNKKQLDEELNSRNLK; encoded by the coding sequence ATGGAAAAAGAATTATCACAGTTAACCGATCAGGAATTATTGATAAAGAAAAAAGAAGCTAAATCCGGCAATATTCTTAATGCTGTACTTCTGGGAGTAATGGTAGGTATTTCGATTTACAGCACCATAACTGACGGTTTTGGGTTTCTGACTGTCTTGCCATTATTTTTTATAGGTTCTATTGCCAGCCGCTGGAATAAAAATAAAAAACAACTAGACGAAGAATTAAACTCCCGAAATCTGAAATAA
- a CDS encoding DUF2000 domain-containing protein, with translation MYDKKVAIVIKDDLLPWQKLNVVSFLAGSIAIEFPETHGEKFITADHEEYLAFIKHPTLIYKADNAEKLQRAFRRAKDRELAIGIYTRQLFYTRSGEENVLEIAKHTADNLDLMGIIVYGENKKVDKALDGLKYHE, from the coding sequence ATGTACGATAAAAAAGTAGCCATCGTTATCAAAGACGACCTGTTGCCATGGCAAAAACTTAATGTTGTTTCTTTTTTGGCCGGAAGTATTGCAATTGAATTTCCTGAAACTCATGGTGAAAAGTTCATCACTGCAGATCATGAAGAATATTTAGCTTTTATCAAACATCCTACCCTTATCTATAAAGCAGATAATGCAGAAAAACTTCAGAGAGCGTTCCGCCGGGCAAAAGACCGTGAGCTGGCAATAGGAATCTATACCCGACAGCTTTTTTATACAAGGTCAGGTGAAGAAAATGTTCTCGAAATAGCAAAACATACTGCAGACAATCTGGATCTGATGGGTATAATTGTATATGGCGAAAATAAAAAGGTTGATAAAGCTTTAGACGGACTAAAATATCACGAATAA
- a CDS encoding bifunctional helix-turn-helix transcriptional regulator/GNAT family N-acetyltransferase produces the protein MDLFEKTGKIALGSRLRFMASNITEEAAKIYELYGADFSPKWFPVFFVLSEGGSKTITEIAEEIGHSQPSVTKIIKEMTTAGLVKDNQQSDDKRRNIAGLTEKGKELSENIKIQCIDIDHAIDEMIDEATHNLWEALAEWEHLFEQKSLLSRVKEQKKARESKNVKIVDYNPKYQSAFKALNEEWISAYFEMEDADYKALDNPDEYILNKGGKILVALYNEEPLGVCALIKMDDPDYDFELAKMAVSPKAQGKNIGWLLGQAIISKAKESGASKIYLESNTILKPAINLYYKLGFQKVSGRSTPYQRCNIQMELDLKN, from the coding sequence ATGGATTTATTTGAAAAAACAGGAAAAATTGCATTGGGGAGCCGGTTGCGGTTTATGGCTTCAAATATTACAGAAGAAGCAGCAAAGATTTATGAGCTTTATGGTGCTGATTTTTCACCAAAATGGTTTCCGGTATTCTTCGTTCTCTCCGAAGGTGGCTCAAAAACCATTACGGAGATTGCTGAAGAAATAGGACATTCTCAACCTTCAGTGACCAAAATTATCAAAGAAATGACCACCGCAGGATTGGTTAAGGACAATCAGCAGTCAGATGATAAGAGGAGAAATATTGCCGGACTTACGGAAAAAGGAAAAGAACTTTCTGAAAATATAAAAATCCAGTGCATAGATATTGACCATGCTATTGATGAAATGATTGACGAAGCAACTCATAATCTTTGGGAAGCACTTGCAGAATGGGAGCACCTTTTTGAACAGAAATCTTTGCTTTCAAGAGTAAAGGAACAGAAAAAGGCCCGCGAAAGTAAAAATGTAAAAATCGTTGATTATAATCCGAAATACCAATCCGCATTTAAAGCACTTAATGAAGAATGGATTTCTGCCTACTTTGAAATGGAAGATGCCGACTATAAAGCATTGGACAACCCTGATGAATATATCTTAAATAAAGGCGGAAAAATACTTGTTGCCCTATATAACGAAGAACCGCTCGGAGTCTGCGCTCTTATCAAAATGGATGACCCTGATTATGATTTTGAACTGGCAAAAATGGCCGTATCTCCCAAAGCACAGGGAAAAAATATAGGCTGGCTACTGGGACAGGCCATCATCAGCAAGGCAAAAGAATCCGGAGCATCAAAAATATATCTTGAAAGCAATACCATCCTGAAACCCGCCATTAATCTGTATTACAAACTGGGTTTCCAGAAAGTATCCGGACGTTCAACTCCTTATCAGCGTTGTAATATTCAGATGGAATTAGACCTAAAAAATTAA
- a CDS encoding YybH family protein has product MQEFNRQTEEGAVAYFRHCIKNGDAAGALSCFHPEAVYINRDGKELRGLEQISLAMNEICRSKLDIQGEVPHVTVVNDVAMWLDQWEMTGIAPDGHAIHMTGHTSCIMKRNEDGEWLWLVDNPFGAAILKNDNMV; this is encoded by the coding sequence ATGCAGGAGTTTAACAGACAAACAGAGGAGGGAGCAGTAGCCTATTTCCGTCACTGTATAAAAAACGGAGATGCTGCAGGAGCATTAAGCTGTTTTCATCCTGAAGCAGTCTACATTAATAGAGATGGAAAAGAGCTGAGAGGACTTGAACAGATAAGTCTGGCAATGAATGAGATCTGCAGATCAAAGCTGGATATTCAAGGAGAAGTTCCCCACGTGACGGTTGTGAATGATGTTGCGATGTGGCTTGATCAGTGGGAAATGACGGGAATTGCTCCGGATGGACATGCTATACATATGACTGGTCATACTTCGTGCATTATGAAAAGGAATGAAGATGGGGAATGGCTGTGGCTGGTTGACAATCCTTTTGGAGCTGCTATACTTAAAAATGATAACATGGTATAA
- a CDS encoding vWA domain-containing protein has product MTDKNFNPGKGFVFSKHVPEELSHFDRVFDVFKDLLTHTSGDLEEAFEWLDMLDKEYDIFSDEYTLQDFEEDLKKRGYIKEEDPEEGNTGSGKGKNILTPKLEAALREYALDQIFGKLKKNGAGNHRTSKTGVGDERDGENRSFQYGDDLAAVNMTESLKNAQINNGISDLRLTEDDLIVEETKHKAQMSTVLMIDISHSMILYGEDRITPAKKVAMALVELIKRKYPKDSIDIIVFGNEAWPIKIKDLPYLKVGPYHTNTVAGLELAMDILRRKRNTNKQIFMITDGKPSCIQLPSGEFYMNSFGLDEKIVNQCLNRAAQARKLKIPITTFMIAQDPYLRQFVEEFTAQNKGKAFLTGLSGLGQMIFEDYEKNRIRRI; this is encoded by the coding sequence ATGACAGATAAAAATTTTAATCCCGGAAAAGGCTTTGTATTCAGTAAACATGTGCCGGAGGAATTATCACATTTTGACCGGGTCTTTGATGTTTTCAAAGATTTGCTCACCCATACCTCCGGAGATCTTGAGGAAGCCTTTGAATGGCTTGATATGCTTGATAAGGAATATGATATTTTCAGTGACGAATATACTCTTCAGGATTTTGAAGAAGACTTGAAAAAAAGAGGTTATATCAAAGAAGAAGACCCTGAAGAAGGCAATACCGGAAGTGGAAAAGGCAAAAATATATTAACCCCAAAACTGGAAGCTGCCCTTCGCGAGTATGCTTTAGATCAGATATTCGGAAAGCTGAAGAAAAACGGAGCGGGAAATCACCGCACCAGCAAAACAGGAGTTGGTGACGAACGCGATGGTGAAAACCGTTCCTTCCAATATGGAGACGACTTAGCAGCCGTAAACATGACTGAAAGTTTAAAAAATGCCCAGATCAACAACGGAATCTCAGACCTGCGCCTTACGGAAGATGATCTCATTGTAGAGGAAACCAAACATAAGGCACAGATGAGTACCGTCCTTATGATCGACATCAGCCACTCCATGATCTTATACGGTGAAGACCGTATTACTCCGGCGAAAAAGGTTGCCATGGCACTTGTGGAACTGATTAAACGGAAATACCCCAAAGATTCCATTGATATCATTGTTTTTGGAAATGAAGCGTGGCCCATCAAAATCAAAGACCTTCCCTATTTAAAAGTAGGGCCTTATCATACCAATACGGTAGCCGGCCTGGAGCTAGCCATGGACATTCTTCGCAGAAAAAGAAATACCAACAAGCAGATCTTCATGATCACCGATGGAAAACCGAGCTGTATTCAGCTGCCGAGCGGTGAATTTTATATGAACAGCTTTGGATTGGATGAAAAGATTGTGAACCAATGTCTCAACAGAGCAGCACAAGCCAGAAAGCTGAAAATTCCGATCACTACTTTTATGATTGCCCAAGATCCTTACCTGCGTCAGTTTGTAGAAGAATTTACAGCTCAGAACAAAGGAAAAGCATTTCTGACAGGGCTGTCAGGTTTAGGGCAAATGATCTTCGAGGATTACGAAAAAAACAGAATAAGAAGAATATAA